The Thermosulfurimonas sp. F29 genome includes a window with the following:
- a CDS encoding glycosyltransferase family 39 protein, with translation MATKDHEKGLLDLLFSIEGLFLLIILAFRLGFVREISLQLSPDEAYYWDWSRELSWGYYSKPPMVAWLIAAFTRFLGVSEYAVRVPAVLCGLGFLVIFYRLTHRLFGRLPARWALFAAALVPIFTVFGLLMTIDPPLLFFWTAALYWGWLAAEKNRRFHWLSLGIFCGLGLLTKQTMLAFGFFYGLWLLAFRRELLRTPGPWLALVVALVLWAPNLYWMATHQWITLRHTEHHFREQGLNPAGPLRFLAEQAGVFTPLLFGLFLWVSLEMLRRRNWRAEPRLTYLWALSAWPYLAVLPLSFFRRVNANWPMPFFVAGLGLAAGVIFSLRGTRWPRILRGLYALGLLLAFLGTALVYQLPRFPEKFPRPLAGLLFRFYGWKELASVVRKYRRPGEVILTDNRYFASELAFYLPDHPRVYQFPVLNPPRSQYHLWGLPSHLGGRPVLWVGRHPSPPSTAFLKLTSGKIPLPGGRFLSYHIFRGTLTPSVPGP, from the coding sequence TTGGCGACGAAGGACCACGAAAAAGGGCTCCTAGACCTCCTTTTTTCCATCGAGGGCCTTTTCCTTCTGATCATCCTGGCCTTCAGGCTGGGATTTGTCCGGGAGATTTCCCTCCAGCTCTCCCCGGACGAGGCCTACTACTGGGACTGGTCCCGGGAACTTTCCTGGGGATACTACAGCAAACCTCCGATGGTGGCCTGGCTGATTGCGGCTTTCACCCGGTTCCTGGGGGTGTCAGAGTATGCGGTGCGGGTGCCCGCGGTGTTATGCGGTCTGGGCTTCCTGGTGATCTTTTATCGTCTTACCCATCGTCTTTTTGGCCGGCTTCCCGCCCGCTGGGCTCTCTTTGCCGCGGCCCTGGTCCCCATCTTCACCGTGTTCGGTCTCCTCATGACCATAGACCCCCCGCTTCTCTTCTTCTGGACCGCGGCCCTTTACTGGGGCTGGCTGGCCGCGGAGAAAAATCGCCGGTTTCACTGGCTATCTCTCGGAATTTTCTGCGGCCTGGGGCTTCTCACGAAGCAAACCATGCTGGCCTTCGGATTTTTTTACGGCCTGTGGCTGCTGGCCTTCCGGCGGGAATTGCTCCGCACCCCCGGGCCCTGGTTGGCTCTGGTGGTGGCCCTCGTCCTCTGGGCCCCCAACCTCTACTGGATGGCCACCCATCAGTGGATCACGCTCAGGCACACCGAGCACCACTTCCGGGAACAGGGCCTGAATCCCGCAGGGCCCCTCCGCTTTCTGGCGGAACAGGCCGGGGTGTTCACCCCCCTTCTTTTCGGGCTTTTCCTGTGGGTGTCCCTGGAAATGCTCCGGCGGAGGAACTGGCGCGCCGAACCGCGTCTCACTTACCTCTGGGCCCTTTCGGCCTGGCCGTATCTTGCGGTTCTTCCCCTTTCCTTTTTCCGGAGGGTGAACGCCAACTGGCCCATGCCCTTTTTCGTGGCCGGTCTGGGGCTTGCCGCCGGGGTGATCTTTTCCCTGCGCGGCACCCGATGGCCCCGCATCCTTCGGGGACTCTATGCCCTGGGACTCCTCCTGGCCTTCCTGGGCACGGCCCTCGTCTATCAGCTTCCGCGTTTTCCGGAAAAGTTTCCCCGCCCCCTGGCCGGTCTGCTCTTTCGCTTCTACGGATGGAAGGAACTCGCCTCCGTGGTCAGGAAGTATCGCCGTCCGGGGGAGGTCATCCTGACCGACAACCGTTACTTCGCCTCGGAACTGGCCTTTTACCTTCCGGATCACCCGCGGGTCTATCAGTTTCCCGTACTGAATCCTCCCCGCTCTCAGTATCACCTCTGGGGCCTTCCCTCCCACCTCGGAGGCCGCCCCGTGCTCTGGGTGGGGCGCCACCCCTCTCCCCCATCTACGGCCTTCCTTAAACTGACCTCGGGAAAGATCCCCCTTCCCGGAGGGCGTTTCCTCTCTTACCACATCTTTCGCGGCACCTTGACACCTTCTGTCCCCGGCCCCTAA
- a CDS encoding phosphatase PAP2 family protein: MSALFHLLNRDLGPAVDRLMVLVSRPEVIWIFFVLAGGVVVLRKGRSGMEAVVVALAVVLVVDFACARLLKPFFAHPRPYAALSGVRVFKGGRFRITKRPLSAEHYGFPSCHATNTAAAAVALSLADPLVAPATGAFTLLVGVSRVYLGAHFPEDVLFGWAFGGLAGFAGGMLWRRRTTKKGS, translated from the coding sequence TTGAGCGCTCTTTTCCATCTCCTGAATCGCGACCTGGGCCCCGCCGTGGATCGGCTCATGGTGCTGGTGAGCCGACCCGAGGTGATCTGGATTTTTTTCGTGCTGGCAGGGGGAGTGGTGGTGCTGCGAAAGGGGCGGTCGGGGATGGAGGCCGTGGTGGTGGCGCTGGCGGTGGTGCTCGTGGTGGACTTCGCCTGCGCCCGACTCCTTAAACCCTTTTTCGCGCATCCGCGTCCCTACGCCGCGCTCTCCGGGGTGCGCGTCTTTAAGGGCGGGCGATTCCGGATCACGAAACGGCCCCTTTCCGCCGAACACTACGGATTCCCCTCCTGTCACGCCACCAACACCGCGGCGGCGGCGGTGGCCCTCTCCCTGGCCGATCCCCTGGTGGCCCCGGCCACGGGCGCCTTCACCCTTCTGGTGGGAGTCTCCAGGGTCTATCTGGGGGCGCACTTTCCCGAGGATGTCCTCTTCGGCTGGGCCTTCGGAGGACTTGCGGGATTCGCGGGAGGGATGCTTTGGCGACGAAGGACCACGAAAAAGGGCTCCTAG
- the fsa gene encoding fructose-6-phosphate aldolase, producing MKIFIDTADINEIREIKALGILDGVTTNPSLVKKTGRPWKEAVSEILKECEGLPVSVEVVATDAGGMIREARELARLGDNAVIKIPCTEEGIKAVRTLTAEGIKTNVTLVFSPLQALLAAKVGATYVSPFIGRIDDIGYDGLSVIEEVVNIYEVYGVETEIIAASIRHVDHVRRCAELGVDIATIPYKVIKQMFRHPLTDVGLERFLRDAEEAGIKI from the coding sequence ATGAAGATCTTTATTGACACCGCGGACATAAACGAGATCCGGGAGATCAAGGCCCTGGGGATTCTCGACGGGGTGACCACCAACCCCTCGCTGGTCAAAAAGACCGGGCGACCCTGGAAGGAGGCCGTAAGCGAAATCCTTAAAGAATGCGAGGGGCTTCCGGTTTCCGTGGAGGTGGTAGCCACGGACGCCGGGGGCATGATCCGGGAGGCCCGGGAGCTGGCCAGGCTGGGGGATAACGCCGTGATCAAGATCCCCTGTACCGAGGAGGGCATTAAGGCCGTAAGGACCCTCACGGCCGAGGGCATAAAGACCAATGTCACCCTGGTCTTTTCCCCCCTTCAGGCCCTTCTTGCGGCCAAGGTGGGGGCCACCTATGTTTCGCCCTTCATCGGCCGCATCGACGACATCGGCTATGACGGCCTTTCGGTGATTGAGGAGGTGGTGAACATTTACGAGGTTTACGGAGTGGAGACCGAGATCATTGCCGCGAGCATACGCCATGTGGATCATGTGCGCCGGTGTGCCGAGCTGGGGGTGGACATTGCCACCATCCCCTACAAGGTCATAAAGCAGATGTTCCGGCACCCGCTCACGGATGTGGGGCTTGAGCGTTTCCTCCGCGACGCCGAGGAGGCAGGTATCAAGATTTGA
- a CDS encoding argininosuccinate synthase, producing the protein MPEKIVLAYSGGLDTSVILKWLIEKYRCPVVAFCADVGQEEDWEEVRRRALSVGAEDIVIRDLREEFVSEFVFTALKANAAYEGWYLMGTSLARPLIAREQVRVAREVGADAVAHGATGKGNDQVRFELTYAALAPDLKVIAPWREWEFQGREDLIRFAEEHGIPVPVTREKPYSIDANLFHISYEGGILEDPWAEPPEDMFRMTVSPERAPDEPEYVEIEFERGVPVAINGEKLGPVELLLRVNEIGGRHGVGRVDMVENRFVGLKSRGIYETPGGTILQVAHRALEHLTMDREVMHLRDSLVPKFAELIYYGFWFSPEMEALRAFIEETQKSVTGTVRLKLYKGNVMVVGRKSPVSLYRRELASFDEAGGYDQKDAEGFIKLQALRLKLGRR; encoded by the coding sequence ATGCCCGAAAAGATCGTGCTGGCCTACTCCGGAGGCCTGGACACCTCGGTAATCCTCAAATGGCTCATCGAGAAGTACCGGTGCCCGGTGGTGGCCTTCTGTGCGGATGTGGGCCAGGAGGAGGACTGGGAGGAGGTGCGCCGCAGGGCCCTTTCCGTGGGGGCCGAGGACATCGTGATCCGGGATCTGCGGGAGGAATTCGTTTCGGAGTTCGTCTTCACGGCCCTCAAGGCCAACGCCGCCTACGAGGGCTGGTATCTCATGGGGACCTCGCTGGCCCGGCCGCTCATTGCCCGCGAGCAGGTTCGGGTGGCCCGGGAGGTGGGGGCCGACGCCGTGGCCCACGGGGCCACCGGCAAGGGAAACGATCAGGTCCGTTTCGAGCTCACCTACGCGGCCCTGGCCCCGGACCTCAAGGTCATCGCCCCCTGGCGGGAGTGGGAGTTCCAGGGTCGGGAGGACCTCATCCGGTTTGCCGAGGAGCATGGTATCCCCGTTCCGGTCACCCGGGAAAAGCCCTACAGCATCGACGCCAATCTCTTTCACATAAGTTACGAGGGAGGGATCCTGGAGGATCCCTGGGCGGAGCCCCCGGAGGACATGTTCCGGATGACCGTCTCCCCGGAGCGGGCCCCGGACGAGCCGGAGTATGTGGAGATCGAGTTCGAGAGGGGGGTGCCGGTGGCGATAAACGGGGAGAAACTCGGCCCTGTGGAGCTTCTCCTCCGGGTCAACGAGATCGGGGGTCGGCACGGGGTGGGCCGGGTGGACATGGTGGAGAACCGGTTCGTGGGGCTCAAGAGCCGCGGCATTTACGAGACCCCTGGGGGAACCATCCTCCAGGTGGCCCACCGGGCCCTCGAGCACCTCACCATGGATCGGGAGGTCATGCACCTGCGGGACTCCCTGGTGCCGAAGTTCGCGGAGCTTATCTATTACGGTTTCTGGTTCTCCCCGGAGATGGAGGCCCTTAGGGCCTTCATCGAGGAAACCCAGAAAAGTGTCACCGGCACGGTGCGCCTCAAGCTCTACAAAGGAAATGTCATGGTGGTGGGGCGGAAGTCCCCGGTGAGTCTATATCGCCGGGAACTGGCGAGCTTCGACGAGGCCGGGGGCTACGATCAGAAGGACGCCGAGGGCTTTATAAAACTCCAGGCCCTGAGGTTAAAACTCGGAAGGAGGTAG
- a CDS encoding FeoA family protein produces the protein MGEVRITDLKSGERGRVSGWVEEVEGGGRGWGRRRGRGCECGRGRGWGRRLFEVLGLRPGQEVEVLENRGCGPVVLRVGESRFVLGRGQAARILVERAEERS, from the coding sequence ATGGGTGAAGTAAGGATAACTGACCTGAAGTCCGGAGAGAGAGGCAGGGTTAGCGGTTGGGTCGAGGAAGTAGAGGGAGGAGGAAGAGGATGGGGAAGGAGAAGAGGGCGAGGTTGCGAATGCGGTCGAGGGAGGGGATGGGGGCGGAGACTTTTTGAGGTACTGGGATTGCGGCCCGGACAGGAGGTGGAGGTACTGGAAAACCGGGGTTGTGGCCCGGTGGTCCTGAGGGTGGGGGAGAGCCGGTTCGTGCTGGGCCGGGGGCAGGCCGCTCGCATCCTGGTAGAACGAGCGGAGGAGCGGTCATGA
- a CDS encoding FeoA family protein, whose translation MRLSEVPPGTRVRIVRLGGGSPALRRRLMDMGVLSGEPVSVERVAPLGDPLEIRIRGYRLSLRREEAEKILVEVLS comes from the coding sequence ATGAGGCTCTCCGAGGTCCCCCCGGGCACCAGAGTAAGGATTGTAAGACTCGGCGGCGGTTCCCCGGCCCTCCGCCGGCGACTCATGGACATGGGAGTCCTTTCCGGAGAGCCGGTTTCCGTGGAGCGGGTGGCTCCTCTGGGGGATCCCCTGGAGATCCGTATCCGGGGCTACCGGCTCTCCCTCCGCAGGGAGGAGGCGGAAAAAATCCTGGTGGAGGTACTCTCATGA
- a CDS encoding FeoB small GTPase domain-containing protein yields MKEEIVVAVAGNPNTGKTTFVNALAGTRLRVGNWPGVTVEKKEARMEVDGAKVRLVDLPGTYSLSPFSLEELIARDFLVKERPDVVLNIVDATNLERNLYLTLQLLETGRPVVLVLNMMDEAQKKGWKIAAERLEEALGIPVVPAVAVRGEGVQEALRVALKVARKEVRVNGVPRYGEEVERAIAELEGWLSREASHLLDRYPGRWVASSCWRRMKR; encoded by the coding sequence ATGAAAGAGGAGATAGTGGTAGCGGTGGCCGGAAATCCCAACACCGGGAAGACCACCTTCGTGAACGCCCTGGCCGGAACCAGACTCCGCGTGGGCAACTGGCCCGGGGTTACGGTGGAAAAGAAGGAGGCGCGGATGGAGGTTGACGGGGCAAAAGTGCGACTGGTGGATCTTCCCGGAACCTATAGCCTGAGCCCTTTCAGTCTGGAGGAGCTTATCGCCCGGGATTTTCTGGTGAAGGAAAGACCGGATGTGGTGCTGAACATCGTGGACGCCACCAATCTCGAGCGAAATCTCTACCTCACCCTGCAGTTACTGGAAACCGGAAGACCGGTGGTACTGGTGCTCAATATGATGGACGAGGCCCAAAAAAAGGGATGGAAGATTGCCGCGGAGAGACTGGAGGAAGCACTCGGGATCCCGGTGGTTCCCGCCGTGGCCGTGAGGGGCGAGGGAGTACAGGAAGCCCTCCGCGTGGCCTTAAAGGTAGCCCGGAAGGAGGTGAGGGTTAACGGAGTTCCGCGTTACGGAGAGGAGGTGGAAAGGGCTATAGCGGAGCTTGAGGGATGGTTAAGCCGGGAGGCGAGCCACCTTCTGGATCGTTATCCGGGGCGCTGGGTAGCCTCAAGCTGCTGGAGGAGGATGAAAAGGTAA
- the feoB gene encoding ferrous iron transport protein B: MVKPGGEPPSGSLSGALGSLKLLEEDEKVMKETGISALPDLPGLRHLRSAHGDLGQVLAETRYGLAAGVVRECARREAPRPDLSEKLDRIFLHRYLGLPVFLGAMWLLFKLAFDLSAPFADWLDTLISGALTDTLAWVLSGVSAPEWFRSLVLDGIVAGVGTVAVFLPVIFAMMFLITFLEGSGYLARAAFVMDRAMHTVGLHGKSFIPLLLGFGCNVPAVYATRVLDSRRDRVLTAFLAPLMSCGARLPVYVLFAGALFGSHTGTIIWSLYILGIGAALVLGIILQKTLFREESSLFVMELPPYRLPRARYLLTHTWEKTRHFAVKAGTYILIASILVWLLLHMPPNTRSLKDSYLGRLSEKVAPVLEPLGFGRWEAAASLLTGVIAKEVVVSTLGQIYGPKQTPEETESPPQGFPIRSWGEVLRGLPGAFTKALHNLLGGLYPVSLKPEETSSPLLSRIRKTYDPLSAYAFMIFVLLYMPCMVVLAAFYMEFRSLRLTGLMVLSHLLLAYSLTFSLYQTGKFLGYGG; this comes from the coding sequence ATGGTTAAGCCGGGAGGCGAGCCACCTTCTGGATCGTTATCCGGGGCGCTGGGTAGCCTCAAGCTGCTGGAGGAGGATGAAAAGGTAATGAAGGAGACCGGGATCTCCGCCCTTCCGGATCTTCCGGGGCTAAGACACCTGCGTTCGGCTCACGGCGATCTCGGCCAGGTTCTGGCCGAGACCCGGTACGGGTTGGCGGCCGGAGTGGTGCGGGAGTGCGCCCGCAGGGAGGCCCCCCGACCGGATCTTTCGGAGAAGCTGGATCGGATATTCCTGCATCGCTACCTGGGACTTCCCGTCTTTCTGGGAGCTATGTGGCTACTTTTCAAACTGGCCTTTGACCTTTCCGCACCCTTTGCGGACTGGCTCGACACCCTCATCTCCGGGGCCCTTACCGATACCCTGGCCTGGGTTCTCTCCGGGGTTTCGGCCCCGGAGTGGTTCCGATCCCTTGTGCTTGACGGAATAGTGGCCGGAGTGGGCACGGTGGCGGTCTTTCTTCCGGTAATCTTCGCCATGATGTTTCTCATCACCTTTCTTGAGGGAAGCGGATACCTGGCCCGGGCCGCCTTCGTAATGGATCGGGCCATGCATACCGTTGGACTTCACGGCAAGAGTTTCATCCCGCTTCTTCTCGGCTTCGGGTGCAATGTGCCTGCGGTCTATGCCACGCGGGTTCTCGATTCCAGAAGGGATCGGGTGCTTACGGCCTTTCTGGCTCCCCTCATGTCGTGTGGAGCACGACTTCCCGTGTATGTTCTATTTGCGGGAGCCCTTTTCGGGTCACACACCGGAACGATAATCTGGTCTCTTTACATCCTGGGAATCGGTGCCGCCTTGGTGCTGGGAATTATTCTCCAGAAAACCTTATTCCGGGAGGAAAGTTCCCTTTTTGTTATGGAATTACCTCCCTATCGGCTGCCCAGAGCCAGATACCTACTCACTCATACTTGGGAAAAGACACGCCACTTTGCCGTAAAGGCCGGAACCTATATCCTGATCGCTTCCATCCTGGTGTGGCTTCTGCTGCACATGCCTCCCAACACACGGTCCCTGAAGGACTCTTATCTCGGACGGCTGAGTGAAAAAGTGGCTCCGGTATTAGAACCTCTGGGATTCGGGAGATGGGAGGCCGCAGCTTCCCTGCTTACCGGTGTAATAGCTAAAGAGGTGGTGGTAAGTACTCTGGGCCAGATCTACGGCCCGAAGCAAACACCGGAGGAGACAGAAAGCCCCCCTCAGGGATTTCCCATAAGGAGCTGGGGAGAGGTCCTCAGGGGATTGCCGGGGGCCTTTACGAAAGCCCTTCACAATCTTTTAGGCGGACTTTACCCCGTGAGTTTGAAACCGGAAGAGACGAGCTCTCCCCTCCTCTCCCGTATACGCAAGACTTACGATCCCCTTTCGGCTTACGCCTTCATGATCTTCGTCCTGCTCTACATGCCCTGCATGGTGGTGCTGGCGGCCTTCTACATGGAATTCCGCAGTCTCCGACTTACCGGGCTCATGGTGCTCTCCCATCTCCTCCTGGCTTACAGTCTGACTTTCTCCCTGTATCAAACAGGAAAATTCTTGGGATACGGAGGTTAA
- a CDS encoding carbohydrate porin, with product MEWIKGKILLMTMALTVIFGVGFTGEVLALSPEVEELKRMLRQVMEENRRLAERVSELERRLAAYERERSPVAETAATGAERPWYERVEVGLSVAGLVQGVVGVDREAANLHAHGGREPAGNIGPVITDEDKAYGAAAVDLELSAEFSERDRAYVLLEMGSGKNPDSEVPSFSGIVDEALSMVPVETEDGDVRVSEAWYEREWAFGSGRFRFRFGKIDITTEVDQNAYANDENGQFMSPVFVNNAAVEWASYSFGMVASYETERWALTLGYEDADSSWDNLFDYPFLVGQLAVSTEFLGRPGNYRFYVWYQGEKHLEWDELEDYFASGGARSPENDKAAWGFGLSFDQEVAEGVGVFLRYGWRGGDLAGYWNGDLTDLDFSYGFEQAASAGISVSGRLWGREGDELGLGVAWFGISDDYEDYWEAKGVYAARLGFDPHMHRHEARDEWHLEVYYRLKAAEHLALTPDLQYTWNPAGLRDDGFWVFTLRGVWEY from the coding sequence ATGGAATGGATAAAAGGCAAGATTCTGTTGATGACCATGGCCTTGACGGTAATTTTCGGGGTGGGTTTTACGGGAGAGGTTTTGGCCCTCTCTCCGGAGGTGGAGGAGCTGAAGAGGATGCTCCGGCAGGTGATGGAGGAGAACCGGAGGCTTGCCGAGCGGGTCTCGGAGCTTGAGCGCAGGCTTGCGGCCTACGAGAGGGAGCGCAGTCCGGTGGCGGAGACCGCGGCCACCGGGGCCGAGAGACCTTGGTACGAGAGGGTGGAGGTGGGGCTTTCGGTGGCCGGTCTGGTGCAGGGGGTGGTGGGCGTGGACAGGGAGGCGGCCAACCTTCACGCCCACGGCGGACGGGAGCCGGCCGGGAACATAGGGCCGGTCATAACCGACGAGGACAAGGCCTACGGGGCGGCGGCGGTGGATCTGGAGCTTTCCGCGGAATTTTCGGAAAGGGATAGGGCCTATGTGCTCCTTGAGATGGGCTCGGGTAAGAATCCGGACTCCGAGGTGCCGTCGTTTTCGGGGATCGTGGACGAGGCCCTTTCCATGGTGCCGGTGGAGACCGAGGACGGGGATGTGCGGGTGAGCGAGGCCTGGTACGAGAGGGAGTGGGCCTTCGGGAGCGGGAGGTTCAGGTTCCGGTTCGGGAAGATCGACATCACCACGGAGGTGGACCAGAACGCCTACGCCAACGACGAGAACGGGCAGTTCATGAGTCCGGTCTTCGTGAACAACGCCGCGGTGGAGTGGGCCTCCTACAGCTTCGGGATGGTGGCCAGTTACGAGACGGAGAGGTGGGCCCTTACCCTGGGCTACGAGGACGCGGATTCGAGCTGGGACAACCTCTTTGACTATCCCTTTCTGGTGGGGCAGCTTGCGGTAAGCACTGAATTTCTGGGTCGGCCGGGAAATTATCGGTTCTATGTGTGGTATCAGGGGGAGAAGCACCTCGAGTGGGACGAGCTTGAGGACTATTTTGCCTCCGGTGGGGCCCGGAGCCCGGAAAACGACAAGGCGGCCTGGGGATTCGGGTTGTCCTTTGATCAGGAGGTGGCCGAGGGCGTGGGGGTGTTTTTGCGCTACGGATGGCGGGGTGGAGATCTTGCGGGCTACTGGAACGGGGATCTTACGGATCTGGACTTTTCCTACGGGTTTGAGCAGGCGGCGAGCGCAGGAATATCGGTTTCCGGAAGGTTATGGGGACGCGAGGGGGACGAGCTGGGGCTTGGTGTGGCCTGGTTCGGGATTTCGGACGATTACGAGGACTACTGGGAGGCGAAGGGGGTATATGCGGCGCGGCTGGGGTTTGATCCGCACATGCACCGGCACGAGGCCCGGGACGAGTGGCACCTGGAGGTCTATTATCGTCTGAAGGCGGCGGAGCATCTGGCCCTGACCCCGGACCTTCAGTACACCTGGAACCCGGCCGGTCTTCGCGACGACGGCTTCTGGGTCTTCACCCTCCGGGGAGTGTGGGAGTACTGA
- a CDS encoding polyprenyl synthetase family protein yields the protein MEKERLKAALAGDLRRIEEALSAVRASQVPFINEVSHYILFAGGKRLRPLLTVLCARLCGYEDPRIYDLAVLFEYLHAATLLHDDVVDGAEFRRGRRAAHNLWGNQATILVGDYLYARALRIAVEKGNFEVLKVVTETTLLMSEGEVLQLLNCDNTGLTEAEYEEVIFRKTAALISAACECGGIMAGVSGEERRRLRDFGRHLGLAFQITDDLLDYVGVSEKTGKDLGTDFKEGKVTLPLLYALRTASDPDRSRLLALLRDTDPTPEGFREAREIIARCGGFDYTRKKAREEVDRALENLLHFPPNPTRYLLEDLTRYILERQK from the coding sequence ATGGAAAAGGAAAGGTTAAAAGCAGCCCTTGCCGGGGATCTCCGGAGAATCGAAGAGGCACTTTCCGCGGTGCGGGCCTCGCAGGTCCCCTTCATAAACGAGGTCAGCCACTACATCCTCTTTGCCGGGGGAAAACGCCTGCGACCGCTCCTTACGGTGCTGTGCGCCAGGCTCTGCGGATACGAGGATCCGCGGATTTACGATCTGGCGGTGCTTTTCGAGTACCTGCACGCCGCCACCCTCCTTCACGACGATGTGGTGGACGGGGCGGAGTTTCGCCGGGGACGCCGGGCGGCGCACAACCTGTGGGGCAACCAGGCCACCATCCTGGTGGGAGACTACCTCTACGCCCGGGCCCTGCGCATCGCGGTGGAAAAGGGCAACTTCGAGGTCCTGAAGGTGGTTACCGAAACCACCCTCCTCATGAGCGAGGGGGAGGTGCTCCAGCTTCTAAATTGCGACAACACCGGACTTACCGAGGCGGAATACGAGGAGGTCATCTTCCGCAAGACCGCAGCCCTGATTTCAGCGGCCTGCGAGTGCGGGGGGATCATGGCCGGGGTCTCCGGGGAGGAACGGCGGCGGCTTCGGGACTTCGGGAGGCACCTGGGCCTGGCCTTCCAGATCACCGACGACCTTCTTGACTATGTGGGGGTCTCCGAAAAAACGGGAAAGGACCTCGGCACGGACTTCAAGGAGGGCAAGGTGACCCTGCCTCTGCTTTACGCCCTGCGAACCGCCTCCGATCCCGATCGTTCCCGTCTTCTGGCCCTGTTGCGCGACACCGATCCCACGCCGGAAGGGTTCCGGGAGGCCCGGGAGATCATCGCCCGCTGCGGAGGCTTCGATTATACCCGCAAAAAGGCCCGGGAAGAGGTGGACCGGGCCCTGGAAAACCTCCTTCACTTCCCCCCCAACCCCACCCGATACCTTCTTGAGGATCTCACGCGCTACATCCTGGAGAGACAGAAGTGA
- a CDS encoding HAD family hydrolase, with protein MRPKLLVFDCDGVLFDSREANRAYYEDICRALGRGPLSEEELHYVHMHTAEESVKYLFRNHPEKLPAALEYHRNLPYEKFLRFMRMEPGLKEFLEWARPRFRLAISTNRTTTMGRLLEIYGLKEYFDLVMTALRSPKPKPHPEALTVILNHFRVTPSEALYIGDSEVDLRLCRAVGVPLVAYRNPSLSADYHVKSYRELRTLLSFPTERE; from the coding sequence GTGAGACCGAAACTCCTGGTCTTTGACTGCGACGGGGTGCTCTTTGACTCGCGGGAGGCCAACCGCGCCTATTACGAAGACATCTGCCGCGCCCTAGGGCGAGGGCCTCTGAGTGAGGAGGAGCTTCACTATGTACACATGCACACCGCCGAGGAGTCCGTAAAATATCTCTTCCGGAATCACCCGGAAAAACTGCCCGCCGCCCTGGAATACCATAGGAACCTTCCCTACGAGAAGTTCCTGCGGTTCATGAGGATGGAGCCGGGGCTTAAGGAATTTCTGGAATGGGCCAGGCCCCGTTTCCGGCTGGCCATCTCCACCAACCGCACCACCACCATGGGTCGTCTGCTGGAGATCTACGGCCTTAAGGAGTACTTCGATCTGGTCATGACCGCACTCAGGAGCCCCAAACCGAAACCCCACCCGGAGGCCCTGACCGTGATTCTGAACCACTTCCGGGTAACCCCCTCGGAGGCCCTTTACATCGGAGACTCCGAGGTGGACCTTCGTCTCTGCCGGGCCGTAGGGGTGCCGCTCGTGGCCTACAGGAACCCTTCTCTTTCCGCGGACTATCATGTAAAAAGCTATCGGGAACTCCGGACCTTACTTTCCTTCCCCACCGAAAGGGAGTAA
- a CDS encoding DUF177 domain-containing protein, with translation MEKPALRIPLEDIPPEGLRLEFEEGPELLADCFPLKKPLSARVFLKKEGINVKAKGRVETRVELSCDRCLERFEMEVREEFEVEFRPVASLPLQEETRLSAEDLEVIFFEGNVIPVDELVREQVILAVPYKKLCREDCRGLCPRCGKNLNEGACGCAVHRESPFAVLKNLLKKTSQAGGR, from the coding sequence ATGGAAAAACCCGCTTTGAGGATCCCTCTCGAGGACATCCCCCCTGAGGGCTTACGACTGGAGTTCGAGGAGGGGCCGGAACTCCTTGCGGACTGTTTTCCCCTGAAAAAGCCTCTTTCGGCCCGGGTCTTCTTGAAAAAAGAGGGAATCAATGTTAAAGCCAAAGGCCGGGTGGAAACCCGGGTGGAACTTTCCTGTGATCGGTGTCTGGAGCGCTTTGAGATGGAGGTGCGGGAGGAGTTCGAGGTGGAGTTCAGGCCGGTGGCCAGCCTACCCCTTCAGGAGGAAACCAGGCTCAGTGCGGAGGACCTGGAGGTGATCTTCTTTGAGGGAAATGTGATTCCGGTGGACGAGCTGGTGCGGGAGCAGGTGATCCTGGCCGTACCCTACAAAAAGCTCTGTCGGGAGGATTGTCGGGGGCTGTGTCCCCGCTGTGGCAAGAACCTAAACGAAGGGGCCTGCGGATGCGCGGTGCACCGGGAAAGCCCCTTCGCGGTGCTGAAGAATCTATTGAAGAAGACTTCACAGGCAGGAGGTAGGTAA
- the rpmF gene encoding 50S ribosomal protein L32 has product MAVPKRKTSRSRRGMRRAHKHLTAPSISVCPRCKAPKLPHRICPSCGTYRGKEFLPSEEV; this is encoded by the coding sequence ATGGCGGTTCCCAAGAGAAAGACCTCGCGTTCGCGCCGCGGAATGCGCCGGGCGCACAAACACCTTACCGCTCCCAGCATTTCGGTGTGCCCCCGGTGCAAGGCTCCCAAGCTTCCCCATCGGATCTGTCCCAGCTGCGGGACTTATCGGGGAAAGGAGTTCCTGCCCTCCGAAGAGGTTTGA